The following are encoded in a window of Planctomycetia bacterium genomic DNA:
- a CDS encoding POT family MFS transporter: MHAGYRTAPEPISTMPPGIPYIVGNEAAERFSFYGMKAILMVFMTDYLIMGAGQPRGMKDADANFYFHIFEASAYAFPIIGAFFADYLWGKYRTIIWLSLVYCFGHLALALDETRLGLFVGLGLVAIGTGGIKPCVSAHVGDQFGPLNKHLLERVYGWFYFSINFGALFSSLLTPMILARKWIFADLIPESHSSAAYAFGLPGVLMFIATIVFWLGRHKYAHIPPGGASFLKEVTGPEGRRTFLRLLPLYFFILFFWTLYDQHGSSWVQQAKELDCHIFGLDLLPAQLQAVNPLLVMIFIPLFNYVVYPTLNRWFRLTPLRKIGIGFLFTAAAFGVSLLIEMKIVDGRAVGVKPTALWQILAYAIITAGEVMVSITGLEYSYMQAPRRMKSLVMAFYLLSVSLGNVLTAYINHAISDEDGNSKITDIQYFALFTTLMLVVAVAFSVWSRYFKEEIYIQGDDI, translated from the coding sequence ATGCACGCCGGCTACCGCACGGCGCCGGAACCGATCTCCACGATGCCGCCCGGCATTCCGTATATCGTCGGCAACGAAGCGGCCGAACGGTTTAGCTTCTACGGTATGAAAGCCATCCTGATGGTCTTCATGACCGACTACCTGATCATGGGGGCCGGGCAGCCTCGCGGGATGAAAGACGCCGACGCGAACTTCTACTTTCATATCTTCGAAGCGAGCGCCTATGCCTTCCCGATCATCGGCGCGTTCTTCGCGGATTATCTTTGGGGCAAGTATCGCACGATCATCTGGCTCTCGCTCGTCTATTGCTTCGGGCATCTGGCACTCGCGCTCGATGAAACGCGGCTCGGGCTGTTCGTCGGCCTCGGACTCGTCGCCATCGGCACCGGCGGCATCAAGCCGTGCGTTTCGGCGCACGTCGGCGATCAGTTCGGTCCTCTCAACAAGCACCTGCTCGAGCGAGTCTACGGTTGGTTCTACTTCTCGATCAACTTCGGCGCCCTCTTCTCCTCGCTCCTAACGCCGATGATTTTGGCTCGCAAATGGATCTTCGCCGACTTGATTCCCGAATCGCATTCCAGCGCCGCTTACGCTTTCGGGCTGCCGGGCGTGCTGATGTTCATCGCAACGATCGTCTTCTGGCTCGGGCGTCATAAGTATGCCCACATCCCGCCGGGCGGCGCGTCGTTTCTCAAGGAAGTGACTGGCCCGGAAGGGCGCCGAACGTTTTTGCGACTGTTGCCGTTGTACTTCTTCATCCTCTTCTTTTGGACGCTCTACGATCAGCACGGCTCCTCGTGGGTACAGCAAGCGAAGGAGCTCGACTGTCATATCTTCGGGCTCGATCTTTTGCCCGCTCAATTGCAAGCGGTGAATCCGCTCTTGGTGATGATCTTCATTCCGCTGTTCAACTACGTCGTCTATCCCACGCTGAATCGCTGGTTTCGGTTGACGCCGCTCCGCAAGATCGGCATCGGCTTCCTGTTCACGGCGGCCGCATTCGGCGTGTCGCTGTTGATCGAGATGAAGATCGTCGATGGGCGAGCGGTGGGCGTGAAGCCGACGGCGCTGTGGCAGATCTTGGCCTATGCGATCATCACAGCCGGCGAAGTGATGGTCTCCATCACCGGCCTGGAGTATTCCTACATGCAGGCACCGCGACGGATGAAGTCGCTCGTGATGGCGTTCTATCTGCTGAGCGTTTCACTCGGAAACGTGCTCACGGCGTACATCAACCACGCGATCAGTGATGAAGACGGTAACAGCAAGATCACCGACATCCAATACTTCGCGCTGTTCACGACGCTGATGCTCGTCGTGGCGGTGGCGTTTTCCGTTTGGTCGCGGTATTTCAAGGAAGAGATCTACATTCAAGGAGACGACATCTGA
- a CDS encoding PAS domain S-box protein translates to MIDFFEFSREMLCLANQQGYFTRVNSAWTRTLGWSADALTSRPYLDFVHPDDLSATIREAALLRNANHETIWFENRYRCLDGSYRWLSWRVTVVPETHQLVCSARDITERRTAQEALREMAERFRVFMDNSPTTAWAKDEEGRIVFLNRAAETMFHFTGRDDWYGKTDFDFWPREVAEKLQENDRKVLASNESFRFFEDTVSTDGRLYRWVTVLFPYRDRLERKFVGGIAIDISELKQAEEALKQERDLLRNLLELQEREKQHLCHEFHDGLIQYAVGALMSLEGSTRNRPVDDRTHEIAAAIVNLRKGIEDGRRAIRGIRPSVLDDSNLDAALEDLIDQFKGSGIMIKVDCDPRIGSLSKSLQTTLYRVVQEALNNARKYSGTDVVRIELKKADSELHLEIRDFGCGFEVGPARKRGFGLLGMTERVRLQGGDMTITSELAVGTKIVARLPIPMCEPETTS, encoded by the coding sequence ATGATCGACTTTTTCGAATTCAGCCGTGAAATGCTTTGCTTAGCCAACCAGCAAGGCTATTTCACGCGCGTGAATTCGGCCTGGACTCGAACTCTGGGCTGGTCGGCCGATGCGCTCACGAGCCGGCCTTATCTCGATTTCGTGCATCCCGATGACCTGAGCGCCACGATCCGAGAAGCCGCGTTGCTGAGAAACGCAAACCATGAAACGATCTGGTTCGAGAATCGCTATCGCTGCCTCGACGGTTCGTATCGCTGGCTGAGTTGGCGCGTCACGGTAGTGCCCGAAACGCATCAATTGGTCTGCTCCGCGCGCGACATCACCGAACGTCGTACGGCTCAAGAAGCCTTGCGCGAAATGGCAGAGCGCTTTCGAGTCTTCATGGACAATAGCCCGACGACGGCCTGGGCCAAAGACGAAGAGGGCCGCATCGTCTTTCTCAACCGCGCGGCGGAAACGATGTTCCACTTTACCGGCCGCGACGACTGGTACGGCAAGACCGACTTCGACTTCTGGCCGCGTGAGGTGGCGGAAAAACTGCAAGAGAACGATCGTAAGGTCTTAGCAAGCAACGAATCGTTTCGGTTCTTCGAAGACACAGTCTCGACGGACGGGCGACTTTATCGTTGGGTGACGGTTTTGTTTCCTTACCGCGATCGACTGGAGCGGAAGTTCGTCGGCGGAATCGCAATCGATATTTCCGAGCTAAAACAAGCGGAAGAAGCACTGAAGCAAGAACGAGATCTGTTGCGCAATCTACTTGAGTTGCAAGAGCGCGAGAAACAACATCTTTGTCACGAATTTCACGACGGGCTGATCCAATATGCGGTGGGCGCATTGATGTCGCTGGAAGGCTCGACGCGTAATCGGCCCGTCGACGACCGTACGCACGAGATCGCCGCGGCGATCGTCAACTTGCGCAAGGGAATCGAAGACGGCAGACGAGCGATTCGCGGAATCCGTCCGTCCGTGCTCGACGACTCGAACCTGGATGCCGCGCTCGAAGACTTGATCGATCAATTCAAGGGCTCGGGCATCATGATCAAAGTCGATTGCGATCCTCGCATCGGCTCGCTGTCGAAGTCGCTGCAGACGACCCTTTACCGCGTCGTGCAGGAAGCATTGAATAACGCTCGAAAATACAGCGGCACCGATGTGGTCCGTATCGAGTTGAAGAAAGCGGACTCCGAACTGCATTTAGAGATCCGCGATTTCGGCTGCGGCTTCGAGGTCGGGCCTGCGCGTAAACGAGGCTTCGGACTATTGGGCATGACCGAACGTGTGCGCCTCCAAGGGGGCGACATGACGATCACCAGCGAGTTAGCGGTGGGCACAAAGATCGTCGCCCGACTACCGATCCCGATGTGCGAACCTGAAACGACGAGTTGA
- a CDS encoding prepilin-type N-terminal cleavage/methylation domain-containing protein — protein MLTIRRGFTLVEVMIVVVIVAILAGVILPQFTDSTKDAKTNGAKFNLKMLRSQIELYKLHHSGKLPTNLGDLALKSNAAGTIGTTSAFPYGPYMQTLPVNPLTGSAKVTTANANPPTAAGGADDAGWLYHPATGGVWIDDANLLTQ, from the coding sequence GTGTTAACGATCCGACGCGGTTTCACACTCGTCGAAGTGATGATCGTCGTCGTCATCGTGGCGATCTTGGCCGGAGTGATTCTGCCGCAGTTCACCGATTCGACGAAGGATGCGAAGACGAACGGAGCGAAGTTCAACCTGAAGATGCTGCGATCGCAGATCGAACTCTACAAGCTTCATCACAGCGGCAAGCTGCCGACGAATCTCGGCGATCTTGCCCTCAAGTCAAACGCTGCAGGCACGATCGGCACGACCTCGGCCTTCCCATACGGGCCCTATATGCAAACCCTGCCGGTGAATCCGCTGACCGGCAGCGCTAAGGTCACGACGGCCAATGCGAATCCGCCGACCGCTGCCGGCGGGGCCGACGATGCCGGCTGGCTCTACCATCCAGCGACCGGCGGCGTTTGGATCGACGACGCGAACTTGCTGACGCAATAG
- a CDS encoding sel1 repeat family protein yields the protein MENAVSFARFRISAIVALAMFAGVVSLSADELQDLQAKAEKGDAAAQYELAGRYAGGKGIEKDEQAALKWYLKAAERDYVPAYISLGSIYSHGFGVKQDWAESIRWFRKGALAGNRIAQHNLGLDYNYAHGVEQDFAEAAHWFRLGAEQGQPRCQYNLGQLYEAGQGMPASKLEAFILYSLASAHDNQNHIFGEPKAKEIVAKREAIVKTLTPAELETARQRIATFQASVPVHPRRFGAPDGNIGTTRGWYIWRSFNPDTWEAEVTHDRPQDSGTPEVFKVRMLPWATTYRYLAYGAGPEGLLPGERVNIFFNPDEHHKRGYLVHFQDEICQMKGHGHSWEVCKLTAGGFTARVVAGDKPMDDQEREFAFDPECRVWSKGELVPKAKLAQGDHVYMTWCVRDGKQVVKLLSDETSLEAIKKLESERLAKTIAAEGLAGRLESVDGDRIHFMIFAEHWSQSQQLKEGSRVRISGTGKGFHPEGPTVEATVTFRKNRGTYGSGVTDLLLKPTRTEDLPQFRALLNSPVLRVIRVEP from the coding sequence ATGGAAAACGCCGTCAGCTTCGCCCGGTTTCGTATCTCCGCGATCGTCGCCCTTGCCATGTTCGCAGGGGTCGTCTCGCTCTCGGCAGACGAACTCCAAGACCTCCAGGCGAAAGCGGAGAAGGGGGATGCCGCGGCTCAATACGAGTTGGCAGGGCGCTACGCCGGCGGTAAAGGGATCGAAAAGGATGAGCAAGCTGCGCTCAAGTGGTATCTCAAAGCCGCAGAGCGCGATTACGTTCCGGCTTACATCAGTCTGGGTTCGATTTACTCCCACGGGTTCGGCGTCAAGCAAGATTGGGCCGAGTCGATCCGCTGGTTTCGCAAAGGGGCTCTAGCCGGAAATCGGATCGCACAGCACAACCTCGGGCTCGACTACAACTATGCGCACGGTGTCGAGCAAGATTTCGCCGAAGCTGCACATTGGTTTCGCTTAGGTGCCGAACAAGGGCAACCGCGCTGCCAATATAATCTCGGCCAACTCTACGAAGCAGGTCAAGGGATGCCTGCGAGCAAACTGGAAGCGTTCATCCTCTATAGCCTCGCTTCGGCCCACGATAACCAAAACCACATTTTCGGCGAGCCGAAGGCGAAAGAGATCGTCGCGAAGCGCGAAGCAATCGTAAAAACCCTTACGCCCGCAGAGCTGGAAACCGCACGTCAACGGATCGCGACGTTTCAAGCCAGCGTGCCGGTGCATCCTCGACGATTCGGCGCTCCCGACGGCAACATCGGCACGACGCGCGGCTGGTACATTTGGCGCAGCTTTAATCCCGACACATGGGAAGCCGAAGTCACCCACGATCGCCCGCAAGACTCGGGCACACCCGAGGTTTTTAAGGTTCGGATGTTGCCGTGGGCGACGACCTATCGTTATCTCGCTTATGGTGCGGGCCCCGAAGGATTGCTTCCCGGCGAACGCGTGAACATCTTCTTCAATCCCGACGAACATCACAAACGCGGCTACCTCGTTCACTTTCAGGATGAAATTTGCCAGATGAAAGGGCACGGCCACTCATGGGAAGTTTGCAAACTCACGGCCGGCGGTTTCACGGCCCGTGTCGTCGCCGGCGATAAACCGATGGACGATCAGGAGCGCGAATTCGCCTTCGATCCCGAATGCCGTGTCTGGTCGAAGGGCGAGCTCGTGCCCAAGGCGAAGTTAGCGCAAGGAGATCACGTTTACATGACCTGGTGCGTCCGCGACGGCAAACAAGTCGTGAAGCTGCTGAGCGACGAAACGAGCCTGGAAGCGATCAAGAAATTAGAGTCGGAGCGGCTCGCCAAGACGATCGCCGCGGAAGGACTTGCCGGCCGCTTAGAGAGCGTCGACGGCGACCGAATTCACTTCATGATCTTCGCCGAACATTGGTCGCAATCGCAGCAGCTTAAAGAGGGATCGCGCGTACGCATCAGCGGAACCGGCAAGGGATTCCATCCCGAAGGGCCGACGGTCGAAGCGACCGTCACGTTCCGCAAGAACCGAGGCACCTATGGCTCCGGCGTAACGGACTTGCTACTAAAACCAACACGCACGGAAGACCTACCGCAATTTCGTGCTCTCCTCAACTCGCCCGTGCTGCGGGTGATTCGCGTCGAGCCATGA